Proteins encoded within one genomic window of Brassica rapa cultivar Chiifu-401-42 chromosome A09, CAAS_Brap_v3.01, whole genome shotgun sequence:
- the LOC103842258 gene encoding protein CUP-SHAPED COTYLEDON 1, protein MEQQDHQQQKKEEEALPPGFRFHPTDEELISYYLVNKIADQNFTGKAIADVDLNKSEPWELPEKAKMGGKEWYFFSLRDRKYPTGVRTNRATNTGYWKTTGKDKEILNSTTSELVGMKKTLVFYRGRAPRGEKTSWVMHEYRLHSKSSYRTSKQDEWVVCRVLKKTEATKKYTSNCSSSTSHHHQSHTRASILSTNNNNPNYSSDLLQLPAHLQPHTSLNINQTIMANAVHLAELSRVFRASTSSTMDSAHQQLMSYSHMPVSGLNLNLGGGLVQPAPPAVSLEDVVAVSASFTGQNGFGNVEMSQCMDLYGYWPSY, encoded by the exons ATGGAACAACAAGATCATCAGCagcagaagaaagaagaagaggctTTGCCTCCAGGTTTCAGGTTTCATCCAACGGATGAGGAGCTAATCTCGTATTACTTGGTTAATAAGATCGCTGATCAAAACTTCACTGGAAAAGCAATCGCCGATGTTGATCTCAACAAGTCCGAGCCTTGGGAGCTTCCTG AGAAGGCGAAAATGGGAGGAAAAGAATGGTATTTTTTTAGCCTACGCGACCGAAAGTACCCGACGGGTGTGAGAACAAACCGAGCGACCAATACAGGATATTGGAAAACCACAGGAAAAGACAAAGAGATACTCAATAGCACAACCTCAGAGTTGGTTGGAATGAAGAAGACTTTGGTCTTCTACAGAGGAAGAGCTCCTCGTGGGGAGAAGACTAGTTGGGTCATGCATGAATACCGACTTCACTCCAAGTCCTCCTATAGGACCTCAAAg CAAGACGAGTGGGTAGTGTGTAGAGTGTTAAAGAAAACAGAGGCAACCAAGAAATACACAAGCAATTGTAGCAGCAGCACAAGTCATCATCACCAAAGCCACACAAGAGCCTCAATACTATCAACCAACAACAATAATCCTAATTACTCATCGGACCTCCTTCAACTCCCAGCACATCTACAACCACACACAAGCCTCAATATCAACCAAACCATCATGGCTAACGCGGTTCACCTAGCCGAGCTCTCTAGAGTCTTTCGTGCTTCCACAAGCAGTACCATGGACTCTGCTCATCAGCAGCTAATGAGCTACAGCCACATGCCCGTCTCGGGGCTCAATCTCAACCTTGGTGGTGGATTGGTCCAGCCGGCTCCTCCTGCGGTGTCGCTTGAGGATGTTGTCGCTGTTAGCGCTTCATTCACTGGCCAAAATGGGTTTGGAAATGTGGAGATGAGCCAGTGCATGGACTTGTATGGATACTGGCCATCTTATTAA
- the LOC103842259 gene encoding apolipoprotein A-IV, with translation MAVAKVVALLLLFSLVLTTGVFSDEEPTTTPGSASEIQLEQLHAKIHTLESQVEEKRREVKEREETVTEKEKLLKERQDKVSSLETELSSLREKGSSESVQLLEKAQARATELEKQVEVLKNFLEQKNKEKESTEARTSEAEKKLNELNSRLDKLHKTKEEQKNKIRKLERALKISEEEMLRMRHEAATKARELQEVHGSWLPHWLAVHWVHFQTVAGPHWDAHGKPVLEKVTQKVTQAKTQAERWAEPHMVNVKTKYIPAVKETVKTHVEPHVQTLSTKAKEAYHASKSAVTPHIVKFQAHVDPYYQEAKKFSKPYVDQVATATKPHADKAIHYYKEFLKSATTYHDQVQANVERKLKSHELTAPFATKEFIWFAASALLALPIFIVYRFLCSLFRTKTKKPTRHSHQHGRRKAKRAHFDK, from the exons ATGGCTGTCGCGAAGGTCGTGGCTTTGTTACTACTATTCTCCTTGGTTCTCACCACCGGTGTCTTTTCCGATGAAGAACCGACGACAACCCCTGGATCCGCTTCCGAGATTCAGTTGGAACAGCTTCACGCTAAAATCCATACcctag AATCTCAAGttgaagagaaaagaagagaagttaaagagagagaggagacaGTAACAGAAAAGGAGAAACTTCTGAAAGAGAGACAGGACAAGGTTTCTTCCTTGGAGACTGAGCTTTCATCACTTCGG GAAAAGGGTTCGTCAGAATCTGTGCAACTGTTGGAGAAAGCGCAAGCACGAGCTACTGAATTAGAGAAGCAG GTAGAGGTGCTTAAGAACTTTCTGGAGCAAAAGAATAAGGAGAAAGAATCTACTGAAGCTCGGACTAGTGAGGCCGAGAAAAAGCTAAATGAATTGAACTCCAGATTGGATAAA CTTCACAAGACAAAGGAAGAGCAGAAGAACAAAATACGAAAACTTGAGCGTGCTCTTAAAATTTCCGAG GAAGAAATGTTGCGGATGAGGCATGAAGCAGCCACAAAGGCTAGGGAACTCCAGGag GTTCATGGCTCGTGGCTTCCCCATTGGCTTGCTGTACACTGGGTTCATTTCCAGACTGTTGCTGGGCCACATTGGGATGCCCATGGGAAACCGGTTCTTGAGAAAGTAACACAAAAG GTGACGCAAGCGAAGACTCAAGCTGAAAGGTGGGCTGAACCACATATGGTTAATGTTAAAACT AAATATATTCCAGCCGTGAAAGAGACCGTCAAGACGCATGTCGAGCCACACGTACAGACGCTATCTACCAAAGCGAAAGAGGCTTACCATGCTTCCAAGAGTGCAGTTACTCCTCATATTGTCAAGTTTCAAGCACATGTAGATCCCTATTACCAG GAGGCTAAAAAGTTTAGCAAGCCATACGTTGATCAAGTGGCCACGGCCACAAAGCCACATGCTGATAAGGCTATTCACTACTACAAAGAGTTTCTAAAATCTGCTACAACATATCACGACCAG GTTCAAGCCAATGTCGAAAGAAAGTTGAAGAGCCATGAGCTGACGGCACCTTTTGCCACCAAAGAGTTCATTTGGTTTGCA GCATCTGCTTTGTTGGCGTTACCCATCTTCATAGTGTACAGATTCCTCTGTTCTCTCTTCCG CACAAAGACCAAGAAGCCTACGCGACACTCGCATCAACATGGTCGTCGTAAGGCCAAAAGGGCTCATTTTGACAAGTGA
- the LOC103842260 gene encoding U-box domain-containing protein 52 isoform X1, translating to MWMAKSNSVGIKEGGGSTGVVAVAIDKDKSSQHALKWAVDHLLQRGQSVILVHVKLRPSPLNNASSLHASSAKMSQDSSLVCRDPEGASKEIFLPFRCFCTRKDIQCKDVLLEEYDVAKALVEYANQAAVEVLVVGSSNKGGFLRFNKPADVPGTITKTAPDFCTVYVISKGKISTMRSASRSAPNIAPLRTPIQPPSLRPPQPVPSTATNMRADRRSFETQQRRSTEDRRSVEDQQRRSMEDLQRRSMEDQSDSFRSPFTRRGNGRSYGDLSVPESDISFVSSGRASIDRIFPNLYDNNDPNRTPPRLSNYSDMDYGPSLESSNYGRRSLDVSSPTDLSTGSFESERFSSASAMQDDVESEMRRLKLELKQTMEMYSTACKEALTAKQKATELQRWKLEEERKLEEARLAEEAALAIAEKEKAKSKAAMEAAEAAQRIAELESKKRVNAEMKALKESDEKTKALNALANSDVRYRKYSIEEIEHATEFFAEKYKIGEGGYGPVYKCYLDHTPVAVKILRADAAQGMSQFQQEVEVLSCIRHPNMVLLLGACPEGGCLVYEFMANGSLEDRLFRLGNSPPISWQMRFRIAAEIGTGLLFLHQAKPEPLVHRDLKPGNILLDRNFVSKISDVGLARLVPPSVADTVTQYRMTSTAGTFCYIDPEYQQTGMLGVKSDIYSLGIIFLQLITAKPPMGLTHYVERALEKGTLPDLLDPAVPDWPVEDTAEFAKLALQCAELRRKDRPDLAKVILPVLNRLRTLADESTESLLVINSPGPSPNSSQTSVKLEQMSGASISVPQ from the exons ATGTGGATGGCAAAGAGTAATAGCGTGGGAATCAAGGAAGGAGGAGGATCCACTGGTGTTGTGGCTGTTGCTATAGACAAAGACAAAAGTAGCCAACACGCTCTTAAATGGGCCGTTGATCATTTATTGCAGCGAGGCCAATCTGTTATTCTCGTCCATGTCAAGCTTCGACCTTCTCCTTTAAACAATGCCTCTTCTCTTCATGCTTCCTCCGCaa AGATGAGCCAAGATTCTTCATTGGTATGCCGAGATCCAGAAGGTGCATCCAAGGAGATATTCCTTCCTTTCCGTTGCTTCTGCACGCGCAAAGAT ATACAATGCAAAGATGTGTTACTTGAGGAGTACGACGTAGCTAAAGCATTAGTAGAATATGCAAACCAAGCCGCCGTTGAGGTTTTGGTGGTTGGTTCCTCCAACAAAGGTGGCTTTCTAAG GTTCAACAAGCCTGCTGATGTTCCAGGGACCATAACAAAAACCGCTCCTGATTTCTGCACAGTTTATGTCATATCCAAAGGAAAGATTTCAACAATGAGATCAGCTTCTCGTTCTGCACCAAACATTGCTCCTCTCCGCACTCCCATTCAACCACCTAGCTTAAGGCCACCTCAACCTGTGCCTTCTACTGCCACCAACATGCGAG CTGATAGAAGGTCTTTCGAGACTCAACAACGCAGGTCTACTGAAGATCGCAGGTCCGTGGAAGATCAGCAGCGCAGGTCCATGGAGGATCTGCAACGCAGGTCTATGGAGGATCAGTCAGATTCCTTCAG atctcCTTTTACTAGAAGAGGCAATGGGAGGTCATACGGAGACCTATCTGTTCCGGAATCAGACATATCCTTTGTCAGCTCCGGTAGAGCCAGCATAGACCGTATCTTCCCTAATCTTTATGACAATAATGATCCAAACCGAACTCCTCCTAGGCTGTCTAATTACTCTGACATGGACTATGGTCCTAGCTTAGAGTCCTCCAACTATGGAAGGAGATCACTTGATGTAAGCTCACCTACTGATCTTTCAACTGGCTCCTTTGAGAGTGAAAGATTTTCATCCGCTTCTGCAATG CAGGATGATGTAGAGTCTGAGATGAGGAGGCTGAAACTTGAACTGAAGCAGACAATGGAAATGTACAGTACAGCTTGCAAAGAAGCTCTTACAGCAAAACAGAAG GCAACGGAGCTTCAGCGATGGAAGTTGGAAGAAGAGAGGAAGCTAGAAGAGGCAAGACTCGCAGAGGAAGCAGCATTGGCCATCGCagagaaagagaaagcaaaGTCAAAAGCAGCGATGGAGGCAGCAGAAGCAGCTCAGAGGATAGCTGAACTAGAATCAAAGAAGAGAGTCAACGCTGAGATgaaagctctcaaggagtccGACGAGAAAACAAAGGCCCTCAACGCCTTAGCAAACTCAGACGTAAGGTACAGGAAGTACTCCATCGAAGAGATAGAGCACGCCACAGAGTTTTTCGCTGAGAAGTACAAAATCGGTGAAGGTGGTTACGGTCCCGTGTACAAATGCTATCTTGATCACACGCCAGTGGCTGTTAAAATCCTTCGCGCCGACGCAGCTCAAGGGATGTCTCAGTTTCAGCAAGAGGTTGAGGTGTTGAGCTGCATTAGGCACCCTAACATGGTTCTACTTCTTGGAGCTTGCCCTGAGGGTGGATGTTTGGTCTACGAGTTCATGGCCAACGGGAGCTTAGAGGATCGTCTCTTCAGATTAGGCAACAGCCCGCCTATCTCCTGGCAGATGAGGTTCAGAATCGCTGCGGAGATAGGCACCGGACTCCTGTTCTTGCACCAGGCTAAACCGGAGCCTCTGGTCCACCGTGATCTCAAACCGGGAAACATCTTGCTAGACCGTAACTTCGTCAGCAAGATATCTGACGTTGGTTTGGCGAGATTAGTCCCGCCTTCGGTTGCAGACACCGTGACGCAGTACCGCATGACTTCAACAGCTGGCACCTTCTGTTACATTGATCCTGAGTATCAGCAGACAGGGATGCTGGGTGTGAAATCTGATATCTACTCGCTCGGCATTATCTTCCTGCAGTTGATCACGGCGAAACCGCCTATGGGTTTGACTCATTATGTGGAGAGAGCACTTGAGAAAGGGACTCTGCCGGATTTACTCGATCCGGCGGTCCCTGACTGGCCGGTTGAAGACACTGCAGAGTTTGCTAAGCTAGCACTGCAATGCGCGGAGCTGAGGAGAAAGGATAGGCCTGATCTTGCTAAAGTGATATTGCCGGTGCTGAACAGATTAAGAACACTTGCTGATGAATCAACAGAGTCTCTACTTGTCATCAACAGCCCCGGACCATCTCCTAACAGTAGCCAAACTTCTGTGAAACTG GAACAGATGAGTGGTGCTTCTATCTCTGTGCCTCAATAA
- the LOC103842260 gene encoding U-box domain-containing protein 52 isoform X2, protein MWMAKSNSVGIKEGGGSTGVVAVAIDKDKSSQHALKWAVDHLLQRGQSVILVHVKLRPSPLNNASSLHASSAKMSQDSSLVCRDPEGASKEIFLPFRCFCTRKDIQCKDVLLEEYDVAKALVEYANQAAVEVLVVGSSNKGGFLRFNKPADVPGTITKTAPDFCTVYVISKGKISTMRSASRSAPNIAPLRTPIQPPSLRPPQPVPSTATNMRADRRSFETQQRRSTEDRRSVEDQQRRSMEDLQRRSMEDQSDSFRSPFTRRGNGRSYGDLSVPESDISFVSSGRASIDRIFPNLYDNNDPNRTPPRLSNYSDMDYGPSLESSNYGRRSLDVSSPTDLSTGSFESERFSSASAMDDVESEMRRLKLELKQTMEMYSTACKEALTAKQKATELQRWKLEEERKLEEARLAEEAALAIAEKEKAKSKAAMEAAEAAQRIAELESKKRVNAEMKALKESDEKTKALNALANSDVRYRKYSIEEIEHATEFFAEKYKIGEGGYGPVYKCYLDHTPVAVKILRADAAQGMSQFQQEVEVLSCIRHPNMVLLLGACPEGGCLVYEFMANGSLEDRLFRLGNSPPISWQMRFRIAAEIGTGLLFLHQAKPEPLVHRDLKPGNILLDRNFVSKISDVGLARLVPPSVADTVTQYRMTSTAGTFCYIDPEYQQTGMLGVKSDIYSLGIIFLQLITAKPPMGLTHYVERALEKGTLPDLLDPAVPDWPVEDTAEFAKLALQCAELRRKDRPDLAKVILPVLNRLRTLADESTESLLVINSPGPSPNSSQTSVKLEQMSGASISVPQ, encoded by the exons ATGTGGATGGCAAAGAGTAATAGCGTGGGAATCAAGGAAGGAGGAGGATCCACTGGTGTTGTGGCTGTTGCTATAGACAAAGACAAAAGTAGCCAACACGCTCTTAAATGGGCCGTTGATCATTTATTGCAGCGAGGCCAATCTGTTATTCTCGTCCATGTCAAGCTTCGACCTTCTCCTTTAAACAATGCCTCTTCTCTTCATGCTTCCTCCGCaa AGATGAGCCAAGATTCTTCATTGGTATGCCGAGATCCAGAAGGTGCATCCAAGGAGATATTCCTTCCTTTCCGTTGCTTCTGCACGCGCAAAGAT ATACAATGCAAAGATGTGTTACTTGAGGAGTACGACGTAGCTAAAGCATTAGTAGAATATGCAAACCAAGCCGCCGTTGAGGTTTTGGTGGTTGGTTCCTCCAACAAAGGTGGCTTTCTAAG GTTCAACAAGCCTGCTGATGTTCCAGGGACCATAACAAAAACCGCTCCTGATTTCTGCACAGTTTATGTCATATCCAAAGGAAAGATTTCAACAATGAGATCAGCTTCTCGTTCTGCACCAAACATTGCTCCTCTCCGCACTCCCATTCAACCACCTAGCTTAAGGCCACCTCAACCTGTGCCTTCTACTGCCACCAACATGCGAG CTGATAGAAGGTCTTTCGAGACTCAACAACGCAGGTCTACTGAAGATCGCAGGTCCGTGGAAGATCAGCAGCGCAGGTCCATGGAGGATCTGCAACGCAGGTCTATGGAGGATCAGTCAGATTCCTTCAG atctcCTTTTACTAGAAGAGGCAATGGGAGGTCATACGGAGACCTATCTGTTCCGGAATCAGACATATCCTTTGTCAGCTCCGGTAGAGCCAGCATAGACCGTATCTTCCCTAATCTTTATGACAATAATGATCCAAACCGAACTCCTCCTAGGCTGTCTAATTACTCTGACATGGACTATGGTCCTAGCTTAGAGTCCTCCAACTATGGAAGGAGATCACTTGATGTAAGCTCACCTACTGATCTTTCAACTGGCTCCTTTGAGAGTGAAAGATTTTCATCCGCTTCTGCAATG GATGATGTAGAGTCTGAGATGAGGAGGCTGAAACTTGAACTGAAGCAGACAATGGAAATGTACAGTACAGCTTGCAAAGAAGCTCTTACAGCAAAACAGAAG GCAACGGAGCTTCAGCGATGGAAGTTGGAAGAAGAGAGGAAGCTAGAAGAGGCAAGACTCGCAGAGGAAGCAGCATTGGCCATCGCagagaaagagaaagcaaaGTCAAAAGCAGCGATGGAGGCAGCAGAAGCAGCTCAGAGGATAGCTGAACTAGAATCAAAGAAGAGAGTCAACGCTGAGATgaaagctctcaaggagtccGACGAGAAAACAAAGGCCCTCAACGCCTTAGCAAACTCAGACGTAAGGTACAGGAAGTACTCCATCGAAGAGATAGAGCACGCCACAGAGTTTTTCGCTGAGAAGTACAAAATCGGTGAAGGTGGTTACGGTCCCGTGTACAAATGCTATCTTGATCACACGCCAGTGGCTGTTAAAATCCTTCGCGCCGACGCAGCTCAAGGGATGTCTCAGTTTCAGCAAGAGGTTGAGGTGTTGAGCTGCATTAGGCACCCTAACATGGTTCTACTTCTTGGAGCTTGCCCTGAGGGTGGATGTTTGGTCTACGAGTTCATGGCCAACGGGAGCTTAGAGGATCGTCTCTTCAGATTAGGCAACAGCCCGCCTATCTCCTGGCAGATGAGGTTCAGAATCGCTGCGGAGATAGGCACCGGACTCCTGTTCTTGCACCAGGCTAAACCGGAGCCTCTGGTCCACCGTGATCTCAAACCGGGAAACATCTTGCTAGACCGTAACTTCGTCAGCAAGATATCTGACGTTGGTTTGGCGAGATTAGTCCCGCCTTCGGTTGCAGACACCGTGACGCAGTACCGCATGACTTCAACAGCTGGCACCTTCTGTTACATTGATCCTGAGTATCAGCAGACAGGGATGCTGGGTGTGAAATCTGATATCTACTCGCTCGGCATTATCTTCCTGCAGTTGATCACGGCGAAACCGCCTATGGGTTTGACTCATTATGTGGAGAGAGCACTTGAGAAAGGGACTCTGCCGGATTTACTCGATCCGGCGGTCCCTGACTGGCCGGTTGAAGACACTGCAGAGTTTGCTAAGCTAGCACTGCAATGCGCGGAGCTGAGGAGAAAGGATAGGCCTGATCTTGCTAAAGTGATATTGCCGGTGCTGAACAGATTAAGAACACTTGCTGATGAATCAACAGAGTCTCTACTTGTCATCAACAGCCCCGGACCATCTCCTAACAGTAGCCAAACTTCTGTGAAACTG GAACAGATGAGTGGTGCTTCTATCTCTGTGCCTCAATAA
- the LOC103842262 gene encoding 40S ribosomal protein SA-like → MATNAHLSQKESDIRMMIASEVHLGTKNCNYQMERYVYKRRNDGIYILDLGKTLEKLYMAARVIVAIENPQHIIVQSARPYGQRAVLKFAQYTGANAIAGRHTPGTFTNQMQTSFSEPRLLILTDPRTDHQPIKEGALGNIPIIAFCDTDSPMRFVDIGIPANNKGKHSIGCLFWILARMVLEMRGTIRPGQKWDVMMDLFFYREPEEAKQLEDEEAAPQADFAAPEYGVSGGDQWTTAAIPDASCTGEAQQPISAAPAADGWDTAVPPPAAGWD, encoded by the exons ATGGCTACAAACGCACACCTCTCACAGAAAGAATCCGACATCCGAATGATGATTGCCTCTGAGGTTCACCTCGGAACCAAAAACTGCAATTACCAGATGGAGCGTTACGTCTACAAGAGACGCAACGATG GTATATATATCCTCGACCTAGGAAAAACATTGGAGAAGTTGTACATGGCTGCTCGAGTCATCGTTGCCATTGAGAACCCACAACACATTATCGTTCAATCTGCTAGACCTTATGGTCAGAGAGCTGTTCTCAAGTTTGCGCAGTACACTGGTGCTAATGCCATTGCTGGAAGGCACACTCCTGGCACTTTCACAAATCAGATGCAGACTTCCTTCAGTGAGCCTAGGTTGCTCATTCTTACAGACCCTAGGACTGACCATCAG CCAATCAAGGAAGGTGCTTTGGGGAACATTCCCATCATTGCTTTTTGTGACACAGACTCTCCCATGAGATTTGTCGACATTGGGATCCCCGCTAACAACAAGGGAAAGCACAGCATCGGTTGTCTCTTTTGGATTCTTGCTCGCATGGTTCTTGAGATGCGTGGAACTATCCGTCCTGGACAGAAGTGGGATGTCATG aTGGATCTGTTCTTTTACAGAGAGCCTGAGGAGGCTAAGcaacttgaagatgaagaagctgcTCCTCAAGCAGATTTTGCTGCACCTGAATATGGAGTTTCCGGTGGAGACCAATGGACCACTGCTGCTATTCCTGATGCTTCATGTACAGGAGAAGCTCAGCAGCCAATCAGTG CTGCTCCAGCTGCAGATGGTTGGGACACAGCTGTGCCACCTCCAGCAGCTGGTTGGGATTAA